In Dreissena polymorpha isolate Duluth1 chromosome 11, UMN_Dpol_1.0, whole genome shotgun sequence, the genomic window GAGTACAATTGTTCACAGGAAAGTCCGTGCGCTTTACATTTTCTTAGGTTGGCAAAATAAGAaagataaacaatattaaaaaaaataccggGCTTAAGTTAATGGAAGTTTTTTTAGGAGCACTTCCAGCTTTGGTCTCAAAACTTCTAATATTCAACACTTAGATTTCGAAATCAGCCCAGTTTTAATTATATCAAATCATTCAGTGATTATAATTCATATCAACCAAATATAAGGCAACAAAAATACATATGCAAAACCATGACTGTACATAAAAATAGCTTttgtaaagttacacgaatttaTGTTAACTTCAgctgaaaacattaaataattaatgaactTTCATATCAAAGCAAACTTCCAAAATAAAAGACCATTAAGTTGAGAATCCCAGTATTCATAAATTAATGTAAGccctgtaaaaaaataatattagtgATCAAGATGTAGTCGCAGTTAAAAGTGTAACCTTACAAGAAACACAAAAGTTCGCATATAGTAATGGTGTTTTTTCCATTAACTAGCAATTGTCTTTCTAAtcgttatatatatttgatatcatttttaaaattttcttatAATCTTGAAATGAGTTTGAATATTTCTTTTTGTTATagtataaacaaatatgtattcacAAAACTCATAATATCCTTAATAATGTCcttaataatattcaatttatttttttctattaaaatattcaatgaaaaagtaaaaaagtaataataaaatgaaatttcagaaggtttaaaatacaattaacagtGTACTCTTTCCATCATAAATAGggttacatataaaacataatccTGACCAGCATGCTTTCAGGACAAAGTACGCATGGcgcggaaaatatatgaaagtagAAGTACGTGTAGCAGCAATTGGAAGGGGGAAGTAATGGTGGCCCTTGGGACAAAAAGGCATGTatctaaatgtaaatgtaccagtAAGCTGAGAACTTAGTCATTTTATAAGTGTTGAATTTTCAattattaaagtaaaaacaaTCCTGAATCGTATATCTAAAACAGGTGTGGGTTGTACAAACAGCAAGTCAGTTACTGACTTAGCATGAAcaaaacatcaatttaaaaaaatgattccaatattatatattaatgttaCAAGGAaataatattggaaaaaaaacattaagatttGTGCTGATTAATGCCAGTCATGTGTCTACAAACataatcttttaaaacaaataacaaatataatgctttgttacttaaataatttaataacaggTTTACAAGCTTGAGGGCCTGGGCCCAGTTCTCTCAGTAGCTGCCTACAGCCAAGAAAACTGGGCAGCAGTAGAACGCATTTTCGAGTCCCACTCGCAAGAGTCATTCCCTCAAAACGTAAGAATCTGTGCATCTTACATTTTCTGTTCCCTTAaataattgacatacatgtatgttagtATGATTTGGTCAGTTCAGAGTTGTATCCTTTAAGTGATGGTGAAGGATATCAGTTAACTAAAtgttcttgtttaatttttagttATTCAGACAGCTGCAGGGTGTCCAAGACAAATCCAGGACACCCTACTTAATAAAGGCAATTGGCACTTCTGGATTAAAAGTTGCCAGAGAAATTGCAGAAGATAAAAGAAAGTAAGGTTATGTCAACATTGAAGTCCATcagtttttaagttttattaacCAAGCTGAAGTTTGGGCATATTGTTATGGCCTTGGAAATCTTTATGTCATCTGGAGCTGttcatgtgtcaatatcaatcttGAAATAAGGAGTTTTGCCCCATAACTTGGCAGTTGGTAATATTTTTGTCATAAACTTTACCACACTTGCAATTCATGTATGCACAGTTGATTCAAAGACTATTAAATACATAATGGTGAAATACATGGTTTTACACTAAACACAAACTAAAACACAcctttaattaatttcattgttttcGATTTTAAATAGCCAGCCACTCAGATATTTGTGTCAATACTTGAAATCCCATTTCAACCAccaatgtttttttcataagaGACCACATGAAGCAATTAGCTGTGGCCACATTAAAGATGGGGACGTGGGAAGACATTGAGGAGACATATACGTTGTCAGACAAGATGTTAGAGTTCACTGGTATGCTTATTTATTAAA contains:
- the LOC127849741 gene encoding uncharacterized protein LOC127849741 yields the protein MYLNVYKLEGLGPVLSVAAYSQENWAAVERIFESHSQESFPQNLFRQLQGVQDKSRTPYLIKAIGTSGLKVAREIAEDKRKDHMKQLAVATLKMGTWEDIEETYTLSDKMLEFTGMLIY